One genomic window of Sodaliphilus pleomorphus includes the following:
- a CDS encoding DUF1304 domain-containing protein, whose protein sequence is MNTITVALAALVVVEHIYIMILETVATRSKTTARVFSMSLDVLSQKHVATLLKNQGVYNGVLAVLLAVALWQADVVWTRLLLAAVVLVAAYGSLTSNRWIVLKQGGLAIAALIASFMP, encoded by the coding sequence ATGAATACGATCACTGTCGCTCTGGCCGCACTCGTTGTCGTCGAGCACATCTACATCATGATACTCGAGACCGTTGCCACCCGCAGCAAGACTACTGCGCGGGTTTTCTCGATGAGCCTCGATGTGCTGTCGCAGAAGCATGTGGCCACATTGCTCAAGAACCAAGGCGTGTACAACGGGGTGCTGGCCGTGTTGCTGGCCGTGGCCTTGTGGCAAGCCGACGTGGTGTGGACGCGGCTGTTGCTGGCCGCTGTGGTGCTTGTGGCCGCCTATGGCAGCCTCACGAGCAACCGCTGGATTGTGTTGAAACAGGGCGGTCTCGCCATCGCCGCTCTCATCGCCAGTTTCATGCCATGA
- a CDS encoding helix-turn-helix domain-containing protein, whose translation MDIVSRLKLFLNQNGIPNSQFADTCDIPRPTLSQLLNGRNKKVSDEIITKIHNAYPQLNIMWLMFGDGNMFVPNANSGNASPIAQPPENGKIQSAHGSGHENNIGAQQQSISFGDDDESDYPAAAEPQAMAPSSLQAALANIARSAGRNNTVNASKVTNGRRIVNILVFYNDNSFESFTPTAGNKI comes from the coding sequence ATGGACATTGTTTCGCGCCTAAAATTGTTCTTAAACCAGAACGGGATTCCCAACTCCCAGTTTGCCGACACGTGCGACATACCGCGTCCCACCCTGTCGCAGTTGCTCAACGGCCGGAACAAGAAGGTGAGCGACGAGATCATCACCAAGATCCACAATGCCTACCCGCAGCTCAACATCATGTGGCTCATGTTTGGCGACGGAAACATGTTTGTTCCAAATGCGAACAGTGGCAACGCGTCGCCGATTGCTCAACCGCCTGAGAATGGAAAAATCCAGAGCGCACATGGCAGTGGCCACGAAAACAACATTGGCGCCCAGCAGCAATCGATAAGCTTCGGCGACGACGACGAGAGCGACTACCCTGCTGCTGCCGAGCCGCAGGCAATGGCCCCGTCGAGCCTTCAGGCCGCGCTGGCCAACATAGCCCGCTCGGCAGGACGCAACAACACGGTGAACGCATCGAAGGTGACCAACGGCCGCCGCATCGTCAACATACTGGTGTTTTACAACGACAACTCCTTTGAGTCGTTCACCCCCACAGCAGGCAACAAGATTTAG
- a CDS encoding RNA polymerase sigma factor yields MKPLKKKVSTDTLTTTFTSMRQRLLAMAERITGNRDEAADAVQDAFVRLWKHRDDIGTEQAAAGMSVTAVHNMSIDVVRRRAARPTVAVDEARDMADDDTRPAGRDEVYAQVAAIIEHELSPVQRSIVRMREYEGLDFDDIARRLDLQPSNVRVQLSRARKRIRQIYRERHQQ; encoded by the coding sequence ATGAAACCTCTCAAGAAAAAGGTGAGTACCGACACTTTGACAACGACCTTCACCAGCATGAGGCAACGCTTGCTTGCCATGGCTGAACGCATCACGGGAAACCGCGATGAGGCGGCCGACGCTGTGCAAGACGCCTTTGTGAGGCTGTGGAAGCATCGCGACGACATTGGCACCGAGCAGGCTGCTGCCGGCATGAGTGTGACGGCAGTGCACAACATGAGTATCGATGTGGTGCGCCGTCGCGCGGCAAGGCCCACGGTGGCTGTCGACGAGGCGCGCGACATGGCTGACGACGACACTCGGCCGGCCGGCCGCGACGAGGTCTATGCCCAGGTTGCAGCCATCATCGAGCACGAGCTCTCGCCAGTGCAACGCTCTATTGTGAGGATGCGGGAATATGAGGGGCTCGACTTCGACGACATTGCCCGCCGGCTCGACTTGCAGCCATCCAATGTGAGAGTGCAATTGAGCCGCGCCCGCAAGCGCATAAGACAGATTTATAGAGAAAGGCATCAACAATGA
- a CDS encoding DUF6108 family protein has product MKRMIFIFILTLVAAGAAQAQRGLAIASLFGGRYKHSPHATEIVVTGPKAERINLDVYRSLSVTDRALVPPVVRAVTSDGSKAVSKEVEYRQGRLYYGYYVLSPRNGNNRFIFYLDQSLARKQPANVVTLIYMEGDVSSAYIKKLIKQ; this is encoded by the coding sequence ATGAAACGCATGATTTTCATCTTCATCCTTACCCTTGTGGCAGCAGGAGCGGCACAGGCCCAGCGTGGGCTGGCCATTGCCAGCCTCTTCGGCGGGCGCTACAAGCACTCGCCCCACGCTACCGAGATTGTCGTGACCGGTCCCAAGGCCGAGCGCATCAATCTCGACGTGTACCGCAGCCTCTCGGTCACCGACCGCGCCCTGGTGCCCCCTGTGGTCAGGGCCGTGACAAGCGACGGCTCCAAGGCGGTGAGCAAAGAGGTGGAGTACCGCCAGGGCCGTCTCTACTATGGCTACTATGTGCTGTCGCCACGCAATGGCAACAACCGCTTCATCTTCTACCTCGACCAGTCGCTGGCCAGGAAGCAGCCGGCCAACGTTGTCACGCTCATCTACATGGAGGGCGACGTGAGCAGTGCCTATATCAAAAAATTAATAAAACAATAA
- a CDS encoding STM3941 family protein yields MHESEIKIYQSVWKHMLVAIACLGCATGAWLMVTSTGSSWPAKVAGCVGVIFFGGGGLLYAITTLYNWMRHIPFFIIYENRVEIYQPFKLTYHTIPLADVKRFRLITINSVKFIAVDYTTASLTHKLAKTSGLKQRMMAFNVEASGGAVESFLADGLAMKGQELCNLLNSRLKDNNRITAK; encoded by the coding sequence ATGCATGAGAGCGAGATAAAAATATATCAATCAGTGTGGAAGCACATGCTCGTGGCCATCGCGTGCCTTGGTTGTGCCACAGGGGCATGGCTCATGGTCACCAGCACTGGCAGCAGCTGGCCGGCAAAAGTCGCTGGTTGCGTGGGGGTGATATTCTTCGGTGGCGGCGGGTTGTTGTATGCCATCACTACCCTCTACAACTGGATGCGCCACATTCCATTTTTCATCATTTACGAAAACAGGGTGGAAATATACCAGCCGTTCAAACTAACCTATCACACCATCCCACTGGCCGACGTGAAGCGTTTCAGGTTGATAACGATCAATTCAGTCAAGTTTATCGCCGTTGATTACACAACAGCATCCTTGACACACAAGTTGGCGAAAACATCGGGTCTCAAGCAACGCATGATGGCATTTAACGTCGAGGCGTCGGGGGGGGCTGTCGAGAGTTTTCTCGCCGATGGCTTGGCAATGAAGGGGCAAGAGCTGTGCAACTTGCTGAACAGTCGCTTAAAAGACAACAACCGAATAACTGCAAAATAA
- the uvrA gene encoding excinuclease ABC subunit UvrA, which yields MKLNGKDTECVTVLGARVHNLKNIDVEIPHYKLTVITGLSGSGKSSLAFDTIFAEGQRRYLETFSAYARNMLGVLERPDVDKISGLNPVISIGQKTTNKNPRSTVGTTTEVYDYLRLLYARASEARSYLTGKPMVKYSVEKILSLILKKYDGRRIYILAPLVKNRKGHYKDLFEQLRKKGYINVRIDGEIKEITFGMKLDRYKNHSVELVVDRLKVAAKDAKRLQDTAELAFKQGNGQLMILDADTGEAGYYSKTLMDPETGLSYLDPAPHNFSFNSPQGACHKCKGLGYVNIIDRDKIMPDTSLSIRNGGILPLGKYKNTLIFWQIAAICEKYGVDLDTPLNQVPDEAIDDIMNGTDERLNIKTETLSTSNYFLSYDGLVKYIELQQQDGTSSQAQKWAGQFFSRAECPECHGDRLNKEALHFYVNDKDIAQLSRMDIAELRDWMADLHNHMSPTKWKIAQEIVKEILSRLNFMLDVGLDYVSLNRASATLSGGESQRIRLATQIGSQLVNVLYILDEPSIGLHQRDNQRLIDSLKKLRDEGNTVIVVEHDKDMMLQADYIVDIGPKAGRKGGNVVFAGTPAQMLKQHTITASYLNGTTCIETPATRRSGNGKKLVLHGCRGNNLKNVDVELPLGTLICVTGVSGSGKSSLINATLQPILSQKLYRSLTDPLPYESVEGLEHIDKVVTVDQSPLGRTPRSNPATYTGVFADIRNVFVGLPEAKIRGYKPGRFSFNISGGRCEVCKGNGYKTVEMNFLPDVLVPCEACGGKRYNRETLEVKFKGKSIADVLDMTINQAVEFFENIPTILNKIKVLQDVGLGYIKLGQPSSTLSGGESQRVKLAAELSKKDTGKTVFILDEPTTGLHFEDIKVLMGVLNRLVQKGNTVIVIEHNLDVIKCADYIIDMGPEGGRNGGRVVATGTPEQVARNPQSVTARFLKQELGLK from the coding sequence ATGAAACTGAACGGCAAGGATACAGAATGTGTTACCGTGCTGGGGGCACGCGTCCACAATCTAAAAAACATAGATGTAGAGATACCGCACTACAAACTCACGGTGATAACCGGGCTGAGCGGCAGCGGCAAGTCGTCGCTGGCCTTCGACACCATCTTTGCCGAGGGACAGCGGCGGTATCTGGAGACGTTCTCGGCCTATGCCCGCAACATGCTGGGCGTGCTCGAGCGCCCCGACGTAGACAAGATATCGGGCTTGAACCCGGTGATATCGATCGGGCAGAAGACGACCAACAAAAACCCGCGCTCGACTGTGGGCACCACCACCGAGGTCTACGACTACCTGCGCCTGCTCTATGCGCGCGCCAGCGAGGCCCGCAGCTACCTCACGGGCAAGCCCATGGTGAAATACTCGGTCGAGAAGATACTGAGCCTCATTCTCAAGAAATATGACGGCCGCCGCATCTATATCCTTGCCCCGCTGGTCAAGAACCGCAAGGGTCACTACAAGGACCTCTTTGAGCAACTGCGCAAAAAGGGCTACATCAATGTGCGCATCGACGGCGAGATAAAGGAAATCACCTTTGGCATGAAGCTCGACCGCTACAAGAACCACAGCGTGGAGCTCGTGGTCGACCGCCTGAAAGTGGCCGCCAAAGACGCCAAGCGCCTGCAGGACACTGCCGAGCTGGCCTTCAAGCAAGGCAACGGGCAACTCATGATACTCGATGCCGACACCGGCGAGGCGGGCTACTACAGCAAGACCCTGATGGACCCCGAGACGGGGCTGTCGTATCTCGACCCGGCACCGCACAACTTCTCGTTCAATTCGCCCCAGGGGGCCTGCCACAAGTGTAAGGGCCTGGGCTATGTGAACATCATCGACCGCGACAAGATCATGCCCGACACATCGCTCTCGATACGCAACGGGGGCATCCTGCCACTGGGAAAATACAAGAACACCCTCATATTCTGGCAGATTGCCGCAATATGCGAGAAATACGGCGTCGACCTCGACACCCCGCTCAACCAGGTGCCCGACGAGGCCATCGACGACATCATGAACGGCACCGACGAGCGGCTCAACATCAAGACCGAGACCTTGAGCACGAGCAACTACTTCCTCTCCTACGACGGTCTGGTGAAATATATCGAGCTGCAGCAGCAAGACGGCACCTCGAGCCAGGCGCAGAAGTGGGCCGGACAGTTCTTCTCGCGCGCCGAGTGCCCCGAGTGCCACGGCGACCGCCTCAACAAGGAGGCCTTGCACTTCTATGTGAACGACAAGGACATCGCGCAGCTCTCGCGTATGGACATCGCCGAGCTGCGCGACTGGATGGCCGACCTGCACAACCACATGTCTCCCACCAAGTGGAAAATAGCCCAGGAAATCGTGAAAGAAATACTCTCGAGGCTCAACTTCATGCTCGACGTGGGGCTCGACTATGTGTCGCTCAACCGCGCCTCGGCCACGCTATCGGGCGGCGAGAGCCAGCGCATACGCCTGGCCACGCAGATAGGGTCGCAGCTGGTGAACGTGCTCTATATCCTCGACGAGCCCAGCATCGGGCTGCACCAGCGCGACAATCAGCGCCTCATCGACTCGCTCAAGAAGCTGCGCGACGAGGGCAACACCGTGATTGTGGTGGAGCACGACAAAGACATGATGCTGCAGGCCGACTACATCGTCGACATAGGGCCCAAAGCGGGCCGCAAGGGCGGCAATGTGGTCTTTGCCGGCACACCTGCCCAGATGCTCAAGCAGCACACCATCACGGCAAGCTACCTGAACGGCACCACCTGCATCGAGACACCGGCCACGCGCCGAAGCGGCAACGGCAAGAAGCTGGTGCTGCACGGCTGCCGGGGCAACAACCTGAAGAATGTGGACGTGGAGCTGCCCCTGGGCACGCTCATCTGCGTGACAGGCGTGTCGGGCAGCGGCAAGTCGAGCCTCATCAACGCCACACTGCAGCCCATATTGAGCCAGAAGCTGTACCGCTCGCTCACCGACCCGCTCCCGTACGAGAGCGTGGAGGGCCTGGAGCACATCGACAAGGTGGTGACCGTCGACCAGTCGCCGCTGGGGCGCACACCGCGCTCCAATCCGGCCACCTACACGGGCGTCTTTGCCGACATACGCAACGTGTTTGTAGGCCTTCCCGAGGCCAAGATACGCGGCTACAAGCCCGGCCGTTTCTCGTTCAACATCTCGGGCGGACGCTGCGAGGTGTGCAAGGGCAACGGCTACAAGACGGTAGAGATGAATTTCCTGCCCGATGTGCTGGTGCCCTGCGAGGCCTGCGGCGGCAAGCGCTACAACCGCGAGACCCTGGAGGTAAAATTCAAGGGCAAGTCGATTGCCGACGTGCTCGACATGACCATCAACCAGGCGGTAGAGTTCTTTGAAAACATACCCACGATACTCAACAAGATAAAAGTGCTGCAAGACGTGGGCCTGGGCTACATCAAGCTGGGGCAGCCGTCGAGCACGCTGAGCGGCGGCGAGAGCCAGCGCGTGAAGCTCGCAGCCGAGCTCTCGAAGAAGGACACGGGCAAGACGGTGTTTATCCTCGACGAGCCCACAACGGGGCTGCACTTCGAAGACATAAAGGTGCTCATGGGTGTGCTCAACCGATTGGTCCAAAAGGGAAATACTGTGATTGTGATAGAACACAACCTCGACGTGATAAAGTGCGCCGACTACATCATCGACATGGGACCCGAAGGCGGACGCAACGGGGGCAGGGTGGTGGCCACAGGCACACCCGAGCAGGTTGCAAGAAACCCACAATCGGTCACTGCTCGCTTCCTAAAACAAGAATTAGGCCTGAAATAG
- a CDS encoding carboxypeptidase-like regulatory domain-containing protein codes for MATWVHAQDFVTISGKVTDYQGHAVDSCNVIIYNPDFTEAYETYSDSTGHYKLEGVAKGRYAALAAMRVNEYPRMQQVAPQDMKLEFWAWNVIAESDITLNLSYGKLELYGTTAFLEYGGRREMLIYTRPMSVTKAIAYQNYMDKADAEKHSIVTVEPQYMSFEVKVDGKPMKIYSTQPLTMKNQDGNPGNDTCYLLQVELPADIYNHTGRPYEVRVTGYNSQNDERGESVYYLEAPHYKHK; via the coding sequence ATGGCAACATGGGTCCACGCGCAAGATTTTGTGACCATCTCGGGCAAGGTGACCGACTACCAGGGGCACGCCGTAGACTCGTGCAACGTCATCATCTACAATCCCGACTTCACCGAGGCCTATGAGACCTACAGCGACTCGACCGGCCACTACAAGCTCGAGGGCGTGGCCAAGGGCCGATATGCCGCACTGGCAGCAATGCGCGTCAATGAATATCCACGCATGCAGCAAGTAGCCCCCCAGGACATGAAGCTCGAGTTCTGGGCTTGGAATGTGATTGCCGAAAGCGACATCACGCTCAACCTGAGCTACGGCAAGCTGGAGCTGTACGGCACCACCGCTTTTCTTGAGTATGGAGGCCGCCGCGAAATGCTCATCTACACGCGTCCCATGAGCGTGACCAAGGCCATTGCCTATCAGAACTATATGGACAAGGCCGATGCCGAGAAGCACTCCATCGTCACGGTCGAGCCACAGTACATGAGCTTTGAGGTGAAGGTCGACGGCAAGCCCATGAAGATCTACTCTACCCAGCCATTGACGATGAAAAACCAAGACGGCAATCCTGGCAACGACACGTGCTACCTGCTGCAAGTGGAGCTGCCAGCCGACATCTACAATCACACGGGCCGCCCCTACGAGGTAAGAGTGACGGGATACAACTCGCAAAACGACGAACGCGGCGAGAGCGTGTATTATCTCGAGGCGCCCCACTACAAGCACAAGTAG